In Cyprinus carpio isolate SPL01 unplaced genomic scaffold, ASM1834038v1 S000006694, whole genome shotgun sequence, a genomic segment contains:
- the LOC122144476 gene encoding microsomal glutathione S-transferase 2-like has product MTSDLPVLLAAVSILSALHLALQAKRVGWSRMKHKIMPPTVTGPPEFERTFRAHQNSVEMYSVFLVVLWISGIFCSEVLASLGGLLYVVGREMYFTGYIRESKKM; this is encoded by the exons ATGACTTCGGATCTGCCAGTTCTCCTCGCAGCAGTCTCGATTCTGTCTGCTCTCCACCTGG CGCTTCAGGCTAAACGTGTGGGGTGGTCAAGGATGAAACATAAAATTATGCCCCCCACTGTTACTGGACCTCCTGAGTTTGAAAGGACGTTTCGTGCACA CCAGAATAGCGTAGAGATGTATTCAGTTTTCTTGGTGGTATTGTGGATCTCTGGCATCTTTTGCAGTGAAG TGCTTGCTTCTCTTGGAGGACTTCTATATGTTGTGGGCAGAGAGATGTACTTTACTGGCTATATCCGTGAAAGCAAGAAAATGTGA